One region of Nycticebus coucang isolate mNycCou1 chromosome 10, mNycCou1.pri, whole genome shotgun sequence genomic DNA includes:
- the CCDC190 gene encoding coiled-coil domain-containing protein 190, with the protein MERHMLRGPLYRDFDLERRNAKQAEARLGQRLQRLEDIRLYHLKLLTREQRQLQKELQRLQQADIRKKKVTSYLGSGIEKRPEDVFMFSPQEGQKHRVSHTKKIRALATSVTKEIYKTTFQMPPLHHSGPKTPTRSKEPQPCQNTAFFTEEKPQAQEKGSVNPPDNIDSNEGIPIPCQDQEVSTNSTELGPGSGPTGDIIPHTDVIESKDVTPKLDGNAGKQIPLNPMDHARSFSGKFTKPTFLELFAKAKNAHYLRHRVPPESERLLSIGEIFGHSKSSLSRAGRECENIVPTSSFPL; encoded by the exons ATGGAGAGGCACATGCTCAGGGGACCACTGTACAGGGACTTTGATTTGGAGAGGAGGAATGCCAAGCAGGCTGAAGCCAGACTGGGCCAAAGACTTCAGAGACTGGAGGATATCCGCCTCTACCATTTGAAATTGCTAACCAGGGAGCAAAGGCAGCTCCAAAAAGAACTGCAGAGGCTGCAGCAAG CAGATatcaggaagaaaaaagtcaCCTCTTATTTGGGGAGTGGAATTGAGAAGAGACCAGAAGATGTTTTCATGTTCTCACCACAAGAAGGACAGAAGCATAGAGTCTCACATACTAAGAAAATTAG AGCATTAGCAACCAGCGtgaccaaagaaatatataaaactacATTCCAGATGCCTCCTTTACATCACTCTGGGCCCAAAACCCCCACAAGGAGTAAAGAGCCGCAGCCCTGCCAAAATACTGCCTTCTTCACGGAAGAGAAACCACAAGCCCAAGAGAAGGGTTCTGTGAATCCACCTGACAACATAGACTCCAATGAGGGCATCCCTATCCCATGTCAAGATCAAGAGGTGTCTACCAACAGTACAGAACTAGGCCCTGGTTCCGGCCCCACTGGTGACATAATCCCACACACCGATGTGATCGAATCAAAAGATGTCACCCCAAAGCTGGATGGGAATGCTGGGAAACAAATCCCCCTAAATCCCATGGACCATGCCAGAAGCTTCTCAGGCAAGTTCACAAAGCCAACTTTCTTAGAGCTGTTTGCAAAGGCCAAAAACGCCCACTATCTGCGGCACAGGGTCCCCCCTGAGTCTGAGAGGTTGCTCAGCATTGGGGAGATATTTGGGCACAGCAAGTCCTCGTTGTCAAGGGCAGGAAGGGAGTGTGAGAACATCGTGCCAACTTCATCCTTTCCTCTCTAA